From the genome of Pseudomonas yamanorum, one region includes:
- a CDS encoding efflux RND transporter permease subunit, with amino-acid sequence MRGINLSELAVKHRAVTLFLIIAILAAGVFAFGKLGRAEDPSFTVKVMTITAAWPGATAQEMQEQVADRLEKRLQELDYYDRVETIAQPGFVSMRMTYLESTRPSEIQDLFYQTRKKLSDEAAKLPKGVIGPFFNDEYSDVYFSLYALEAEHLPHRQLVQMAEDMRQGLLNLPGVKKVNILGEQAQRIFVEFSYERLATLGIKPEQIFAALAAQNAVAPSGFVETAGARAYIRIDGAFDSLALIENVPLEANGKLLRIADVATVSRGYEDPPSYRIRHQGDPSLMLGVIMEKHWNGLELDKALKAQEAKIQADLPLGVNFAKVSDQAKNISLAVNEFMLKFFVALAVVMVISLLALGFRVGLVVAAAVPLTLSIVFVIMLMTGREFDRVTLGALIISLGLLVDDAIIAIEMMVVKLEEGFDRIHAATFAWSSTAAPMLTGTLVTIIGFLPVGFARSGAGEYAGNIFWIVGFALIASWLVAVVFTPYLGVKLLPHIQPVAGGHDAIYAGRYYQKLRRLVDACVRRRWLVTGLVVAAFVLCGLGMGVVKKQFFPNSDRSELILEVYMPPGSAFKSTEAVAAQVEKALMEEPQTVMVDTYVGGGAPRFFLSLNPELPDPAFAKLIVQTADAHARDALKKRMAERIAAGEFPSARVRVTQLVFGPPVPFPVVFRVSGPDLNVLRSLSEDVRQVVAANILTRDSFLDWGERASSYRLVLDQDRLRLLGFTPDGVKSQLNALLSGNPITEVREGNRTVSVVARSQGSQREDLGNLDNMTLTNSAGVSVPLAQVGHFQAVMEEPILKRRNRALTVEVRADIVDGTQPPDVEMAVYKDLQPLIAKLPAGYQIVIGGPVEESAKANVALAALFPIMILLTLTVIMFQVRSFGVMFMVFATAPLGLIGAVPTLLLFNQPFGFNAILGLIGIGGILMRNTLIFTDQIRQNQDQGMVIREAIIEATVRRARPVILTALAAALAFIPLTLSVFWSSLAYVLIGGVLVGTVLTLLFLPALCSLVLGREKTREVLTAT; translated from the coding sequence ATGCGCGGGATCAACCTCTCCGAACTGGCGGTCAAGCATCGCGCGGTTACGCTGTTCCTGATCATCGCGATCCTCGCCGCCGGGGTCTTCGCCTTTGGCAAACTGGGGCGCGCCGAAGACCCTTCGTTCACCGTCAAAGTCATGACCATCACCGCCGCCTGGCCCGGCGCCACCGCCCAGGAAATGCAGGAACAAGTGGCCGACCGCCTGGAAAAACGCCTGCAGGAACTGGACTACTACGACCGCGTCGAAACCATCGCCCAGCCCGGTTTTGTCTCGATGCGCATGACGTACCTGGAGTCCACCCGCCCCAGCGAGATTCAGGACCTGTTCTACCAGACCCGCAAGAAACTCAGTGACGAAGCCGCGAAGTTGCCCAAGGGCGTGATCGGGCCGTTCTTCAACGATGAATACTCCGACGTGTACTTTTCCCTCTACGCGCTGGAGGCCGAACACCTGCCTCACCGGCAATTGGTACAGATGGCCGAAGACATGCGCCAGGGCCTGCTCAATCTGCCGGGGGTGAAGAAGGTCAATATTCTTGGCGAACAGGCGCAGCGGATCTTTGTCGAGTTTTCCTATGAGCGCCTGGCTACGTTGGGCATCAAGCCCGAACAGATCTTCGCCGCCCTCGCCGCCCAGAACGCCGTGGCGCCTTCAGGCTTTGTCGAGACGGCCGGGGCACGCGCCTATATCCGCATCGATGGCGCTTTCGACAGCCTGGCGCTGATCGAAAACGTCCCGCTGGAAGCCAACGGCAAGCTGCTGCGCATCGCCGATGTGGCCACCGTCAGCCGGGGCTATGAAGACCCGCCCAGCTACCGCATCCGCCATCAGGGCGACCCGTCGCTGATGCTCGGGGTGATCATGGAGAAGCACTGGAACGGCCTGGAGCTGGACAAGGCCCTCAAGGCCCAGGAAGCGAAAATCCAGGCCGACCTGCCCCTCGGTGTGAACTTTGCTAAGGTCTCCGACCAGGCGAAAAACATCAGCCTGGCGGTCAACGAATTCATGCTGAAGTTCTTCGTCGCCCTCGCAGTGGTAATGGTCATCAGCCTGCTGGCCCTGGGGTTCCGGGTTGGGCTGGTGGTGGCGGCCGCCGTGCCGCTGACCTTGTCGATCGTGTTTGTGATCATGCTGATGACCGGCCGCGAGTTCGACCGAGTGACCCTGGGGGCGTTGATCATTTCCCTCGGCCTGCTGGTGGACGACGCGATCATTGCGATCGAGATGATGGTGGTCAAACTCGAAGAAGGTTTTGACCGGATCCACGCGGCCACGTTTGCCTGGAGCTCCACCGCCGCACCGATGCTCACCGGCACGCTGGTAACGATTATCGGCTTCCTGCCGGTGGGTTTCGCCCGCTCGGGCGCCGGGGAATATGCCGGGAATATTTTCTGGATCGTCGGCTTTGCGCTGATTGCCTCGTGGCTGGTGGCGGTGGTGTTCACGCCTTACCTGGGGGTCAAGCTGTTGCCGCACATCCAGCCGGTTGCCGGCGGCCACGATGCAATTTACGCCGGGCGTTATTACCAGAAACTGCGCCGCCTGGTGGATGCTTGCGTGCGCAGACGCTGGCTGGTCACTGGGCTGGTGGTGGCCGCCTTTGTGCTGTGTGGCCTGGGCATGGGCGTGGTGAAGAAGCAGTTCTTCCCCAACTCGGACCGTTCCGAGCTGATTCTTGAGGTGTACATGCCACCGGGCAGCGCGTTCAAAAGCACCGAGGCAGTGGCGGCGCAGGTGGAAAAGGCACTGATGGAGGAGCCGCAAACCGTGATGGTCGACACTTATGTCGGCGGCGGTGCACCACGGTTTTTCCTGTCGCTGAACCCCGAGTTGCCGGACCCGGCCTTTGCCAAGCTGATCGTGCAGACCGCCGACGCCCATGCCCGGGATGCCCTGAAAAAACGCATGGCTGAACGCATCGCGGCAGGCGAATTTCCATCGGCGCGGGTGCGGGTCACCCAGTTGGTGTTCGGCCCGCCGGTACCGTTCCCGGTGGTGTTTCGCGTGTCCGGCCCCGACCTGAATGTACTGCGCAGCCTGTCTGAAGACGTGCGCCAAGTGGTCGCCGCCAACATCCTCACCCGCGACAGCTTCCTCGACTGGGGCGAGCGCGCCAGCAGCTATCGCCTGGTGCTGGACCAGGACCGCCTGCGCCTGCTGGGCTTTACCCCCGACGGGGTGAAATCCCAACTCAATGCGTTGCTCAGCGGCAACCCGATCACCGAGGTACGCGAAGGCAATCGCACCGTCTCAGTGGTCGCCCGCTCCCAGGGCAGCCAGCGCGAAGACCTCGGCAACCTGGACAACATGACCCTGACCAACAGCGCCGGCGTGTCGGTGCCATTGGCCCAGGTCGGGCATTTCCAGGCGGTGATGGAAGAGCCGATCCTCAAACGCCGCAACCGTGCGCTGACCGTGGAAGTGCGCGCCGACATCGTCGACGGCACCCAGCCGCCGGATGTGGAAATGGCGGTGTACAAGGATCTGCAACCCTTGATCGCCAAGCTGCCGGCCGGCTATCAAATCGTCATCGGCGGCCCGGTGGAAGAAAGCGCCAAGGCCAACGTCGCCCTGGCGGCGCTGTTCCCGATCATGATCCTGCTGACGTTGACCGTGATCATGTTTCAGGTGCGTTCGTTCGGGGTGATGTTCATGGTGTTCGCCACCGCGCCGCTGGGGCTGATCGGTGCAGTGCCGACGTTGCTGCTGTTCAACCAGCCGTTCGGGTTCAACGCGATATTGGGGCTGATCGGGATTGGCGGGATCCTGATGCGCAATACGCTGATCTTCACCGACCAGATCCGGCAGAACCAGGACCAAGGCATGGTGATTCGTGAGGCGATCATCGAGGCCACGGTGCGCCGGGCACGACCGGTGATCCTGACCGCGCTGGCGGCGGCGTTGGCGTTTATTCCGCTGACGTTGTCGGTGTTCTGGTCGTCGCTGGCGTATGTGCTGATTGGCGGGGTGCTGGTGGGAACGGTGTTGACGTTGCTGTTCCTGCCGGCGTTGTGCAGTTTGGTGTTGGGGCGGGAGAAGACCCGGGAAGTGCTGACTGCAACCTGA